A part of Streptomyces sp. DSM 40750 genomic DNA contains:
- a CDS encoding succinic semialdehyde dehydrogenase has protein sequence MTDSQAPEKTGTARTTGTNPLAAAPQGARTAADVVTPELVAQLTKGVVGSGRTANHTPFTGEKLADLPESTPEDVEKAYERARVAQAVWAQVPVRERAAVLLRFHDLVLERQAEVLDLIQLETGKARLHAHEEVQAVAVAARHYGRKAPFYLKPKRHTGAVPTLTKVTELRHPRGVIGQIAPWNYPLELSVGDAIPAFVAGNAVVMKPDTETCLTALWARDLLIEAGLPAEVFQVVLGEGPVIGPEVVRHADYVSFTGSTRTGREVAQGAAARLVGVSLELGGKNAMLVLEDADIEKASAGAVRACFSSAGQLCISIERLYVHESIADAFLERFAARTKAMRLGKSLAYGADMGSLVGDRQLATVTRHVDEAVAKGAKVIAGGVARPDIGPYFYEPTILDGVSEPMSVCTEETFGPVVSIYRFTDEDAAIQEANSTAYGLNASVWTKDGRRGREVASRVRAGTVNVNEGYASAYGSVQSPMGGMKDSGLGRRHGSEGILKYTEAQTVAQQRLLPMAPSLGMDDEKYAQFMSRSLRAMKALRLR, from the coding sequence CCGATGTGGTCACCCCCGAACTGGTCGCCCAGCTCACCAAGGGCGTGGTCGGTTCCGGCCGGACCGCCAACCACACGCCGTTCACCGGCGAGAAGCTGGCCGACCTGCCGGAGTCCACCCCCGAGGACGTGGAGAAGGCCTACGAGCGGGCCCGCGTCGCCCAGGCCGTCTGGGCCCAGGTGCCCGTGCGCGAGCGCGCCGCCGTACTCCTCCGCTTCCACGACCTGGTGCTCGAACGCCAGGCCGAGGTGCTCGACCTCATCCAGCTGGAGACCGGCAAGGCCCGTCTGCACGCCCACGAGGAGGTCCAGGCCGTCGCGGTCGCCGCCCGCCACTACGGCCGCAAGGCCCCCTTCTACCTGAAGCCGAAGCGGCACACCGGCGCCGTACCGACGCTCACGAAGGTCACCGAACTCCGTCACCCGCGCGGTGTGATCGGCCAGATCGCCCCCTGGAACTACCCGCTCGAACTCTCGGTCGGCGACGCGATCCCCGCCTTCGTCGCGGGCAACGCGGTCGTGATGAAGCCGGACACGGAGACCTGCCTGACCGCCCTGTGGGCCCGTGACCTGCTCATCGAGGCCGGTCTGCCCGCCGAGGTCTTCCAGGTCGTCCTCGGCGAGGGCCCCGTCATCGGCCCCGAGGTCGTCAGGCACGCCGACTACGTCTCCTTCACCGGCTCCACCCGCACCGGCCGCGAGGTCGCCCAGGGTGCCGCCGCCCGCCTCGTCGGCGTCTCCCTCGAACTCGGCGGCAAGAACGCGATGCTGGTCCTGGAGGACGCGGACATAGAGAAGGCGTCGGCGGGAGCGGTCCGCGCCTGCTTCTCCTCCGCCGGCCAACTCTGCATATCCATCGAGCGGCTGTACGTCCACGAGTCCATCGCCGACGCCTTCCTGGAGCGCTTCGCCGCCCGCACCAAGGCGATGCGCCTCGGCAAGTCCCTCGCGTACGGCGCCGACATGGGCTCCCTCGTAGGCGACCGCCAGCTGGCGACCGTCACCCGCCATGTCGACGAGGCCGTGGCGAAGGGCGCGAAGGTGATCGCCGGCGGCGTGGCCCGCCCGGACATCGGCCCCTACTTCTACGAGCCCACGATCCTCGACGGTGTATCGGAGCCCATGTCCGTCTGCACGGAGGAGACCTTCGGCCCGGTCGTCTCCATCTACCGCTTCACGGACGAGGACGCCGCCATCCAGGAGGCCAACTCCACCGCGTACGGTCTCAACGCCTCCGTCTGGACCAAGGACGGCCGCCGCGGCCGCGAGGTCGCCTCCCGCGTGCGCGCCGGCACCGTCAACGTCAACGAGGGCTACGCCTCCGCCTACGGCAGCGTCCAGTCCCCCATGGGCGGCATGAAGGACTCCGGCCTCGGCCGCCGCCACGGCTCCGAGGGCATCCTCAAGTACACGGAGGCCCAGACGGTCGCCCAGCAGCGCCTGCTGCCCATGGCCCCGTCCCTGGGCATGGACGACGAGAAGTACGCGCAGTTCATGAGCCGCAGCCTGAGGGCGATGAAGGCACTCCGGCTCAGGTAA
- a CDS encoding GMC oxidoreductase yields MSYDYDVIVVGSGFGGSVTALRLTEKGYKVGVLEAGRRFTRESLPKNSWDLKNYLWAPGLGLYGIQRIHLLGNVMVLAGAGVGGGSLNYANTLYVPPKPFFEDPQWKDITDWQEELKPYYDQARRMLGVRLNPTMTPSDVHLKAAAERMGVGDSFHLAPVGVFFGDGEDADGKAKAAPGDQVGDPYFGGAGPARNACTECGECMTGCRHGAKNTLNENYLYLAEKAGAVVHPMTTVVALTEDSQGGYAVTTLPTDERRKGEPRVLKARRVVLAAGTYGTQTLLHRMKANGQLPYVSDRLGMLTRTNSEALVGAQTDNRRYRKAHGVPEVDFTRGVAITSSIHPDENTHIEPVRYGKGSNAMGGLSILQVPYAGGGASDASRVLGWLAYAARHPLLVARSLSNRRWSERTIIGLVMQSLDNSLSTYLKPKGLGKGLLTARQGHGAPNPKQIEAASTAAATIAAEINGFAGSNVGELMGTPLTAHFLGGCPIGATADDGVIDPYHRLYGHPGISVVDGAAVSANLGVNPSLTITAQAERAMSYWPNNGEPDRRPAPGATYERLRPVEPLRPAVPADAFGALRLPLLAVPTVPPKE; encoded by the coding sequence GTGTCGTACGACTATGACGTCATCGTCGTGGGCTCCGGCTTCGGCGGGAGCGTGACCGCCCTGCGCCTGACCGAGAAGGGCTACAAGGTCGGCGTCCTCGAAGCGGGCCGTCGCTTCACCCGGGAGTCCCTTCCCAAGAACTCCTGGGACCTCAAGAACTACCTGTGGGCGCCCGGACTCGGGCTCTACGGCATCCAGCGCATTCACCTGCTGGGCAACGTCATGGTGCTGGCGGGCGCCGGTGTGGGCGGCGGCTCCCTCAACTACGCCAACACCCTCTACGTACCGCCGAAACCGTTCTTCGAAGATCCGCAGTGGAAGGACATCACCGACTGGCAGGAGGAGCTGAAGCCGTACTACGACCAGGCCCGCCGCATGCTCGGCGTACGGCTCAACCCGACGATGACCCCGTCGGACGTCCATCTGAAGGCCGCCGCGGAACGGATGGGCGTCGGCGACAGCTTCCACCTCGCCCCGGTCGGTGTCTTCTTCGGCGACGGCGAGGACGCCGACGGCAAGGCGAAGGCCGCCCCCGGCGACCAGGTGGGGGACCCGTACTTCGGCGGCGCGGGCCCCGCCCGCAACGCCTGCACCGAGTGCGGCGAGTGCATGACCGGCTGCCGCCACGGCGCGAAGAACACCCTCAACGAGAACTACCTCTACCTCGCGGAGAAGGCGGGCGCGGTCGTCCACCCGATGACCACGGTCGTCGCCCTCACCGAGGACTCACAGGGCGGCTACGCCGTCACGACCCTCCCGACGGACGAGCGCCGCAAGGGTGAGCCCCGTGTGCTGAAGGCTCGCCGGGTCGTCCTCGCGGCCGGCACCTACGGCACCCAGACCCTGCTGCACCGCATGAAGGCGAACGGCCAACTCCCGTATGTCTCGGACCGGTTGGGCATGCTGACCCGCACCAACTCCGAGGCCCTGGTCGGCGCCCAGACCGACAACCGCCGCTATCGCAAGGCCCACGGCGTCCCCGAGGTCGACTTCACCCGGGGCGTGGCGATCACCTCCTCCATCCACCCCGACGAGAACACCCATATCGAGCCCGTCCGCTACGGCAAGGGCTCCAACGCGATGGGCGGCCTGTCGATCCTCCAGGTCCCGTACGCGGGCGGCGGCGCGTCGGACGCCTCACGCGTCCTCGGCTGGCTGGCGTACGCGGCCAGACACCCCTTGCTGGTGGCCCGCTCCCTCTCCAACCGCCGCTGGTCGGAGCGGACCATCATCGGCCTGGTGATGCAGTCGCTGGACAACTCCCTCAGCACCTATCTGAAGCCGAAGGGCCTGGGCAAGGGCCTGCTGACGGCACGTCAGGGCCACGGCGCCCCCAATCCCAAGCAGATCGAGGCCGCTTCGACGGCCGCCGCCACGATCGCCGCCGAGATCAACGGCTTCGCCGGCAGCAACGTGGGCGAACTGATGGGCACCCCGCTCACCGCGCACTTCCTCGGCGGCTGCCCCATCGGCGCCACCGCGGACGACGGTGTCATCGACCCGTACCACCGCCTCTACGGCCACCCCGGGATCTCGGTCGTCGACGGCGCGGCCGTCTCCGCGAACCTGGGCGTGAACCCGTCCCTGACGATTACTGCCCAGGCCGAGCGCGCGATGTCGTACTGGCCCAACAACGGCGAACCCGACCGCCGCCCGGCCCCCGGCGCGACCTACGAACGCCTCCGCCCGGTGGAGCCCCTGCGCCCGGCGGTCCCGGCGGACGCCTTCGGCGCGCTGCGGCTGCCGCTGCTGGCGGTACCGACGGTGCCGCCGAAGGAGTAG
- a CDS encoding chorismate mutase: protein MTAIDVTGARTSEAAGVITGARERIDALDDRIIGLIQERVAVSAVIQEARIESGGRRVNLSREMEILAHYRDALGKPGTALAMTLLELCRGRI from the coding sequence ATGACCGCCATCGACGTGACCGGCGCCCGTACTTCCGAGGCCGCCGGTGTGATCACCGGTGCGCGTGAGCGCATCGACGCGCTGGACGACCGGATCATCGGGCTGATCCAGGAACGGGTGGCGGTCTCCGCCGTGATCCAGGAGGCGCGGATCGAGTCCGGCGGGCGCCGGGTGAACCTCTCCCGCGAGATGGAGATCCTCGCCCACTACAGGGACGCCCTCGGCAAGCCCGGTACCGCGCTCGCCATGACCCTGCTGGAGCTGTGCCGGGGGCGCATCTGA
- the guaA gene encoding glutamine-hydrolyzing GMP synthase, with protein sequence MSSANPAAAAPDTVLVVDFGAQYAQLIARRVREARVYSEIVPSTMPVAEMLAKNPAAIILSGGPSSVYAEGAPRLDRELFESGVPVFGMCYGFQLMATTLGGTVDNTGAREYGRTPLHVTPIGSGSTLFEGTPDEQSVWMSHGDACSAAPEGFTVTASTDVVPVAAFENDEKKLYGVQYHPEVMHSTYGQQVLEHFLYRGAGITPNWTTGNVIDEQVEAIRELVGDKRAICGLSGGVDSAVAAALVQKAIGSQLTCVYVDHGLMRKNETEQVEKDFVAATGVQLKVVDAEERFLKALAGVSDPEQKRKIIGREFIRVFEQAQAEIIADEGPEVAFLVQGTLYPDVVESGGGTGTANIKSHHNVGGLPEDLEFKLIEPLRKLFKDEVRMVGQELGLPEEIVQRQPFPGPGLGIRIVGEVTKDRLDLLRDADAIAREELTAAGLDRDIWQCPVVLLADVRSVGVQGDGRTYGHPIVLRPVSSEDAMTADWSRLPYDVLAKISTRITNEVADVNRVVLDVTSKPPGTIEWE encoded by the coding sequence GTGTCATCAGCGAACCCCGCTGCCGCCGCCCCCGACACCGTCCTGGTCGTCGACTTCGGCGCCCAGTACGCCCAGCTCATCGCCCGACGAGTCCGCGAGGCCCGGGTCTACAGCGAGATCGTGCCGAGCACCATGCCGGTCGCGGAGATGCTCGCCAAGAACCCGGCGGCGATCATCCTCTCCGGCGGCCCCTCCTCGGTCTACGCCGAGGGCGCCCCCCGCCTCGACCGTGAGCTCTTCGAGTCCGGTGTCCCCGTCTTCGGCATGTGCTACGGCTTCCAGCTGATGGCCACGACCCTCGGCGGCACGGTCGACAACACGGGAGCGCGCGAGTACGGCCGTACGCCCCTCCACGTCACGCCCATAGGGTCAGGCTCCACCCTCTTCGAGGGCACCCCCGACGAGCAGTCGGTGTGGATGTCCCACGGCGACGCCTGCTCCGCCGCCCCCGAGGGCTTCACGGTCACGGCCTCCACCGACGTCGTACCGGTCGCCGCCTTCGAGAACGACGAGAAGAAGCTGTACGGCGTCCAGTACCACCCGGAGGTCATGCACTCCACGTACGGCCAGCAGGTCCTGGAGCACTTCCTCTACCGGGGCGCGGGCATCACCCCGAACTGGACCACCGGCAACGTCATCGACGAGCAGGTCGAGGCCATCCGCGAGCTGGTCGGCGACAAGCGCGCGATCTGCGGCCTCTCCGGCGGCGTGGACTCCGCGGTCGCCGCGGCCCTCGTGCAGAAGGCCATCGGCTCCCAGCTGACCTGCGTGTACGTCGACCACGGTCTGATGCGCAAGAACGAGACCGAGCAGGTCGAGAAGGACTTCGTCGCCGCGACCGGCGTCCAGCTGAAGGTCGTGGACGCGGAGGAGCGGTTCCTCAAGGCGCTCGCCGGGGTCTCCGACCCCGAACAGAAGCGGAAGATCATCGGCCGCGAGTTCATCCGTGTCTTCGAGCAGGCCCAGGCGGAGATCATCGCCGACGAGGGCCCCGAGGTGGCCTTCCTCGTCCAGGGCACGCTCTACCCGGACGTCGTCGAGTCCGGCGGCGGCACCGGCACGGCCAACATCAAGTCCCACCACAACGTGGGCGGCCTGCCGGAAGACCTCGAGTTCAAGCTGATCGAGCCGCTGCGCAAGCTCTTCAAGGACGAGGTCCGGATGGTCGGCCAGGAGCTGGGCCTTCCGGAGGAGATCGTCCAGCGCCAGCCCTTCCCGGGCCCCGGCCTCGGCATCCGCATCGTCGGCGAGGTCACCAAGGACCGTCTCGACCTCCTCCGCGACGCCGACGCCATCGCCCGCGAGGAGCTGACGGCGGCCGGCCTCGACCGCGACATCTGGCAGTGCCCGGTGGTCCTCCTCGCGGACGTCCGCAGCGTCGGCGTCCAGGGCGACGGCCGCACCTACGGCCACCCGATCGTCCTGCGCCCGGTCTCCTCCGAGGACGCCATGACCGCCGACTGGTCCCGGCTGCCGTACGACGTCCTCGCGAAGATCTCCACCCGGATCACCAACGAGGTCGCCGACGTCAACCGAGTGGTCCTCGATGTGACGTCGAAGCCGCCGGGCACGATCGAGTGGGAGTGA